The following coding sequences are from one Solea solea chromosome 11, fSolSol10.1, whole genome shotgun sequence window:
- the zgc:174906 gene encoding uncharacterized protein zgc:174906, which yields MAEEPAAEIQLLRKHKAKLIEILSSDADFVLQHADSRCLLSLHGYQLVKACHIPSVKMTELLDHVIQRGPEAAQGLLELLKDQALQETFPLLNFVKDLQVTLLSSETTRKKKPTTELQEPIPAKKICNNSSHIVTEKQLMTAARAIGRSWREIGRLALDVPSVKLEQIEEDHPIHVERVFAMLRYWRISQKEKATTAHLHFCLSQDSWALPPEGIDFLLETD from the exons ATGGCCGAGGAACCTGCTGCGGAAATCCAGTTACTCAGAAAGCACAAGGCCAAGCTGATAGAAATCCTGAGTAGCGATGCCGACTTTGTGCTGCAACATGCAGACTCTCGCTGTCTGCTGTCCCTTCATGGCTATCAGCTGGTGAAAGCTTGTCATATTCCCAGTGTGAAGATGACAGAACTTCTGGACCACGTCATCCAGAGAGGGCCTGAAGCAGCACAGGGACTATTAGAACTACTGAAGGACCAGGCCTTACAGGAAACCTTTCCACTGCTTAATTTTGTTAAGGATCTGCAAGTCACATTGCTGTCCTCAG aaacaacaaggaAGAAAAAGCCAACAACAGAATTACAAGAACCCATTCCGGCCAAAAAGATCTGCAACAATA GCTCCCACATAGTGACAGAGAAGCAGTTGATGACTGCGGCTCGAGCCATTGGCAGATCTTGGCGAGAGATCGGCAGACTGGCTCTGGATGTTCCCTCTGTAAAGCTGGAGCAGATTGAGGAGGATCATCCTATTCATGTGGAGAGAGTATTCGCCATGCTGCGCTACTGGCGAATCAGCCAGAAGGAAAAAGCCACCACAGCTCACCTGCACTTTTGTCTCAGTCAGGACAGCTGGGCACTGCCACCTGAAGGAATTGATTTCCTGTTGGAGACGGACTGA